A window of the Gossypium hirsutum isolate 1008001.06 chromosome A03, Gossypium_hirsutum_v2.1, whole genome shotgun sequence genome harbors these coding sequences:
- the LOC107886998 gene encoding uncharacterized protein: MGFQALVKLALICFHSLAWPLFALGYPLRASIQAIEANSNTDTKKLVTYWIIFSLISLFEHAFMGILQWLPFWPYMKLTIVCWMMIPHFDGAFYVYNRFVHPCLYMDLPTIINWFKKQQDLFLKDNFLVEVADDCVKAHGPTEVQEKLIANEPKGTETSILQKGIKPVQITEKWEVAPIPKTDPNVIQTVNNTTATLPETVGEVGPDLPEIPSDKQVQKEWTCAMCQVTTTSEKTLNSHLRGRKHKDNLMQANNQPCKGKAGLASKVKQSEVSRKEPQKKGSKKQEPPKGQISASSAACSNAVNPKTEMSKSNLPQEESKKAIPTTNMVGNHVKSSENVQGQQQQVGKKHDKTKIPQFRCTICNITCGRSEDLNSHLWGRKHLANIQKLNNLGEGQLA, from the exons GCCTCTCTTTGCTTTAGGTTATCCTCT ACGTGCTTCCATTCAGGCAATTGAGGCTAATTCCAACACTGACACCAAGAAATTAGTTACTTATTGGATTATCTTCTCACTGATTTCCTTGTTCGAACATGCTTTCATGGGGATCCTTCAATGGCTTCCATTTTGGCCATATATGAAGCTAACCATTGTCTGTTGGATGATGATACCCCATTTCGATGGTGCCTTTTATGTTTATAATCGATTTGTTCATCCATGTTTGTATATGGATTTGCCAACTATCATTAACTGGTTCAAGAAGCAGCAAGACTTGTTTTTGAAGGACAATTTTCTTGTTGAAGTAGCTGATGACTGTGTGAAGGCACATGGACCAACAGAAGTTCAAGAGAAACTTATTGCTAATGAG CCAAAGGGGACGGAGACTAGCATATTGCAGAAAGGCATAAAACCTGTGCAAATAACAGAGAAATGGGAAGTTGCTCCG ATTCCGAAAACCGATCCCAATGTCATTCAGACAGTGAACAATACTACTGCTACACTTCCAGAAACTGTGGGAGAGGTGGGTCCCGATTTACCTGAGATACCTTCAGATAAGCAAGTTCAGAAGGAATGGACTTGTGCTATGTGTCAAGTGACAACCACGAGTGAGAAAACCTTGAATAGTCATTTGCGAGGAAGAAAACACAAAGACAACTTAATGCAAGCAAATAACCAGCCTTGTAAAGGCAAAGCTGGTTTGGCTTCAAAGGTAAAACAATCTGAGGTTTCCCGCAAGGAACCCCAGAAAAAAGGTTCAAAGAAACAAGAACCTCCCAAAGGCCAAATATCTGCTTCGTCAGCAGCATGCAGCAATGCAGTTAATCCTAAAACCGAGATGAGCAAATCTAATCTGCCACAAGAAGAATCGAAGAAGGCGATACCAACAACTAATATGGTGGGAAATCATGTAAAATCAAGTGAAAACGTACAAGGGCAGCAGCAACAggttgggaagaaacatgataaGACTAAAATTCCTCAATTTAGGTGTACTATATGTAACATAACCTGCGGTCGATCAGAGGATCTGAATTCTCATCTATGGGGAAGGAAGCACTTAGCTAATATTCAAAAACTGAATAATCTTGGAGAGGGTCAGCTTGCTTGA